The following proteins are co-located in the Alcaligenes faecalis genome:
- a CDS encoding RidA family protein, whose protein sequence is MTKSALNPPTVFNSLQYGFSQGLVVTGQRRVMLSGQVGVDAQEQTVSGGMREQTDAALDNIERVLAEAGGTIDQVIMLRIFIREDASSPQEQEAIAAALLKRFPVNPPPSSWILIHGLARPEWLIEIEAEAMLD, encoded by the coding sequence ATGACTAAAAGCGCCCTTAACCCGCCCACTGTATTCAATTCTTTGCAATATGGTTTTAGCCAAGGTCTGGTTGTTACCGGCCAACGCCGTGTCATGCTGTCCGGCCAAGTGGGAGTCGACGCCCAAGAGCAAACCGTCAGCGGCGGTATGCGCGAACAAACCGACGCGGCACTGGACAATATAGAACGGGTTCTGGCTGAAGCAGGCGGCACCATCGACCAAGTCATCATGCTGCGGATTTTCATTCGGGAAGATGCCAGCTCGCCCCAAGAGCAAGAGGCCATTGCCGCCGCATTGCTCAAACGCTTCCCCGTCAATCCCCCGCCCTCATCCTGGATTCTGATCCATGGTCTGGCCCGTCCGGAATGGTTGATCGAGATTGAAGCGGAGGCCATGCTGGATTAA
- a CDS encoding MFS transporter — MSSPSHRPSAPPGLDPAPVSRVRTIVAGSVGNAVEWFDWTIYASFAIFFSSQFFPEGNETTALLASFGIFAVGFFMRPIGGWLLGIFSDRYGRKAALGLTILMMAGGSLIIAVTPTYAAIGLAAPLLLTLARLLQGLSLGGEYASATTFLTEMAPPHRRGFYSSFVFFSAAVGILAASAVGWVLTTWLSRAEMSEWGWRIPFLLGALGGVVGLWIRRSIPETEAFSESKKAGVEKQPLRTLLREYPVEVLRIIGFSILTTFAFYIFVAYVPTYAIRHVQADPKVAFAANTVALIVFMVVQPLFGALSDRIGRKPQLIVFAAGYLFFFYPLMSTLGPSFGSILMVELFGLVLYAMYTSIGPAIMSEQFPTSVRAVGIGAPYNLMVALLGGTTPYLLTWLQSNGLERWFFYYVLAGAVITLVTFIRMPETVGQKLR, encoded by the coding sequence ATGAGCTCTCCCTCTCATCGTCCGAGCGCCCCACCTGGTCTCGACCCTGCCCCGGTCTCGCGCGTTCGTACCATTGTGGCTGGCAGTGTAGGCAATGCGGTTGAATGGTTTGATTGGACCATTTACGCTTCCTTTGCTATCTTTTTTTCCAGCCAGTTCTTCCCTGAAGGCAATGAAACCACGGCCTTGCTCGCTAGTTTCGGCATTTTTGCGGTGGGCTTTTTCATGCGTCCCATCGGTGGCTGGTTGCTTGGCATCTTCTCCGATCGTTACGGACGCAAGGCCGCTTTAGGGCTGACTATCCTGATGATGGCCGGAGGGTCGCTTATTATCGCAGTAACCCCGACCTATGCTGCAATAGGTTTGGCGGCGCCTCTTTTGTTGACGCTGGCCCGTTTGCTGCAAGGCTTGTCTCTGGGAGGGGAGTATGCATCGGCCACCACTTTCTTGACCGAGATGGCGCCCCCTCATCGCCGTGGTTTTTATTCCAGTTTCGTCTTTTTCAGTGCGGCGGTCGGTATTTTGGCGGCCTCGGCCGTGGGCTGGGTGCTGACGACCTGGTTGAGCCGGGCGGAGATGTCCGAGTGGGGGTGGCGTATTCCGTTTCTGCTGGGGGCATTGGGCGGTGTGGTTGGCCTTTGGATTCGGCGCTCGATTCCCGAGACCGAGGCTTTTTCCGAAAGCAAAAAAGCGGGTGTTGAAAAACAGCCTTTGCGCACCTTGTTGCGTGAGTATCCCGTGGAAGTGCTGCGTATCATCGGTTTTTCCATTCTGACGACCTTCGCATTTTATATCTTTGTCGCTTACGTGCCGACCTACGCCATCCGCCATGTGCAGGCCGACCCCAAGGTGGCCTTTGCGGCCAACACGGTGGCGTTGATTGTGTTCATGGTGGTGCAGCCCTTGTTTGGCGCTTTGTCTGATCGTATCGGACGCAAGCCGCAATTGATTGTGTTTGCTGCCGGGTATTTGTTCTTCTTTTATCCGCTCATGAGTACGCTGGGGCCGTCTTTCGGTTCCATCCTGATGGTGGAGCTGTTTGGCCTGGTGCTGTATGCCATGTATACCTCGATTGGCCCTGCCATTATGTCTGAACAGTTCCCAACCAGTGTACGTGCGGTCGGTATCGGGGCACCCTATAACCTGATGGTGGCGTTGCTGGGCGGCACCACACCTTATTTGTTGACCTGGTTGCAAAGCAACGGCCTGGAACGCTGGTTCTTTTACTATGTCTTGGCCGGTGCCGTGATTACCTTGGTCACGTTCATCCGTATGCCCGAGACAGTCGGACAAAAACTGCGCTGA
- a CDS encoding lipocalin family protein, with protein sequence MKPILFLSLSALLAACASSNADLATQQDVDLNRYMGTWYEQARLPNSFQRECAGDVQANYVMEADKTITVTNRCQGVDGKEQEAIGQGRLSSSMEPADPAILEVRFAPKWLSWFPMVWGDYWIMKLEGDYQYSLVGTPDRKYLWVLSREKQADPQVVNQLLDYAAAQGFAVQKVVPTNK encoded by the coding sequence ATGAAACCAATCCTTTTCCTGTCGCTGTCTGCGTTACTGGCCGCTTGCGCCTCTTCCAACGCTGACCTTGCGACTCAGCAAGACGTAGACCTGAACAGATACATGGGCACCTGGTACGAGCAGGCGCGTTTGCCCAATAGTTTTCAGCGCGAGTGCGCCGGGGATGTGCAAGCCAATTACGTGATGGAAGCCGACAAGACGATTACCGTTACCAACCGCTGCCAGGGTGTGGACGGAAAAGAGCAGGAAGCCATTGGTCAAGGGCGACTGTCCAGTAGTATGGAACCTGCGGATCCGGCAATATTGGAAGTGCGCTTTGCTCCGAAGTGGTTGTCCTGGTTTCCCATGGTCTGGGGCGATTACTGGATCATGAAGCTGGAAGGGGACTATCAATACTCTTTAGTCGGGACACCGGACAGGAAATATCTCTGGGTTCTATCCAGGGAAAAACAGGCTGATCCGCAGGTCGTGAACCAATTGCTGGATTACGCAGCCGCGCAAGGCTTCGCGGTGCAAAAGGTAGTACCGACCAACAAGTAG
- a CDS encoding amidase, protein MLKQDVALHFRDALQIGLEIRQGRFSARHVATYFLDRIERAAELNAFSVITAERALAQADAADRLLAAGIVLGPFHGVPVVVKDSMQWEGTEATLGSQSRAGTISTQTATVLRSLTAQGMVVLGKTRMTEFAFGLSGQNLTQGTARNPWDATVARAPGGSSSGSGVAVAAGLAPIAMGGDTGGSVRAPATLNGLVGYKPSTGMISCAGSLPLSATLDVLGPIARSVADARQLAAVLAGPDIADPSTLALPAACVAALRAHAAPIHSPIAVLDAQAWPATLDHATQLSWQDTLDRLLAAGLEIQTWTPPPTLSFTRLADDNSIVLAYEAYRYYGELATDSRQVLWPVVRDRILAGGMIDSASYEAALQRRRADMHTFAQAMQGWAALLMPACDQVAQGLDPEDVRHAGLGKLLRPGNFLGAAAISLPTGFDEPGLPTGVQLLTPRGHDAALLDCAHLVEHALGRLSRYPDLGHWGL, encoded by the coding sequence ATGTTGAAACAAGATGTCGCCCTTCATTTTCGAGATGCTCTTCAGATCGGTCTCGAGATTCGACAGGGCCGATTCAGCGCCCGGCACGTTGCCACTTATTTTCTGGACCGTATCGAGCGTGCCGCCGAGCTCAATGCCTTTAGTGTGATCACAGCCGAGCGCGCCTTGGCACAAGCAGACGCGGCCGATCGTCTGCTGGCTGCTGGCATCGTGCTCGGGCCCTTTCATGGTGTGCCCGTTGTGGTCAAGGATAGTATGCAATGGGAAGGAACCGAGGCGACTCTGGGTTCGCAAAGCCGTGCCGGCACGATCAGTACGCAGACGGCCACCGTACTGCGTTCGCTAACTGCACAAGGCATGGTGGTGCTGGGCAAAACCAGAATGACTGAGTTCGCCTTCGGTTTGTCTGGACAGAACCTGACCCAGGGGACGGCACGTAATCCGTGGGATGCCACGGTAGCCCGCGCTCCGGGTGGCTCGTCCAGTGGGAGTGGCGTGGCGGTAGCGGCCGGTTTGGCGCCCATCGCCATGGGAGGGGATACCGGTGGTTCAGTGCGCGCGCCTGCCACATTGAATGGCCTTGTGGGTTATAAGCCTTCGACCGGAATGATCAGTTGCGCGGGCAGCTTGCCCTTGTCTGCGACCCTGGATGTTCTGGGGCCGATTGCTCGTAGTGTGGCCGATGCACGCCAGTTGGCGGCTGTATTGGCGGGGCCGGACATAGCAGACCCCTCGACTTTGGCTTTGCCCGCCGCTTGTGTGGCCGCCCTGCGTGCACATGCGGCACCGATACATAGCCCCATTGCGGTATTGGATGCCCAGGCCTGGCCCGCCACCTTGGACCACGCAACGCAATTGAGTTGGCAGGACACGCTGGATCGCCTGCTAGCGGCGGGCCTGGAGATACAAACGTGGACACCACCGCCCACTTTATCGTTTACCCGTTTGGCAGACGATAATTCAATTGTGCTTGCCTATGAGGCCTATCGTTATTATGGTGAGCTTGCCACTGATTCTCGACAAGTCTTGTGGCCGGTGGTGCGGGACCGTATTCTGGCAGGCGGGATGATTGATAGCGCGTCTTATGAGGCCGCTTTACAAAGACGCAGGGCCGACATGCACACTTTTGCGCAAGCAATGCAGGGGTGGGCCGCCTTGTTGATGCCCGCTTGTGATCAGGTGGCCCAAGGGCTGGATCCCGAGGATGTCCGGCATGCGGGCTTGGGGAAGTTACTGCGTCCCGGCAACTTCTTGGGAGCAGCGGCCATTTCCCTGCCTACCGGCTTTGATGAGCCGGGCTTGCCCACAGGCGTTCAATTACTGACACCGCGTGGACACGATGCGGCCTTGCTCGATTGTGCCCATCTTGTTGAACATGCGCTTGGCCGACTTTCTCGCTATCCGGATTTGGGACACTGGGGGCTATAA
- a CDS encoding ABC transporter substrate-binding protein — protein MKSFLSIAATLTLALVAGVAQADRLDDIKKTGVLKVASFDSNPPFGFVDQKSRQITGLDVDFAQALADKLGVKLEVLPTNPANRVPLLTSNKVDLVLANFTITQERAKQVDFSIPYFASGQQFLAKKGVLSSPEQLNSLRIGVDKGTVNEIVLREKYPQAKLVAYDDTPFAFTALRNGNVQAITQDGPKLIGLLANVPDKENYEIPAFSISEDLIGIGIPKGETALKSFVDETLLELETQGKAQAIYDVWFGPQSKTPLERLYRIGQQQ, from the coding sequence ATGAAGTCGTTTTTAAGCATTGCCGCGACCCTTACCCTGGCGTTGGTGGCTGGCGTGGCCCAGGCTGATCGTCTGGATGACATCAAGAAAACGGGTGTCTTGAAAGTAGCGTCTTTCGACAGCAATCCACCGTTTGGTTTTGTGGATCAGAAGTCCCGTCAGATCACAGGTCTGGATGTGGATTTTGCCCAGGCTCTGGCTGACAAGCTAGGCGTGAAGCTGGAAGTCTTGCCAACCAATCCGGCCAATCGTGTGCCGCTGCTGACGTCCAATAAAGTAGACCTGGTTCTGGCCAACTTCACCATCACGCAAGAGCGCGCCAAGCAGGTTGATTTCAGCATTCCGTACTTTGCATCAGGCCAGCAGTTCCTGGCTAAAAAAGGCGTCTTGTCCTCGCCCGAGCAGTTGAACTCGCTGCGTATTGGCGTGGATAAAGGGACGGTCAATGAGATCGTCCTGCGTGAAAAATACCCTCAGGCCAAGCTGGTGGCCTATGACGATACGCCCTTCGCCTTTACCGCTTTGCGTAACGGCAATGTACAAGCCATCACTCAGGATGGTCCCAAGCTGATTGGTTTGCTGGCCAATGTGCCGGACAAGGAAAACTATGAAATCCCGGCCTTCAGCATTTCCGAGGACTTGATCGGCATTGGTATCCCCAAGGGCGAGACAGCACTGAAGTCTTTTGTGGATGAAACCTTGCTGGAGCTGGAAACCCAGGGCAAGGCACAAGCCATTTACGACGTCTGGTTTGGCCCTCAGTCCAAAACGCCGCTGGAGCGTTTGTACCGCATCGGTCAGCAACAGTAA
- a CDS encoding GFA family protein — protein MENDKSMIHGKCLCGAVSIRVQQDKPSVSACHCGICRHWSGGPFLSLESHGIPVVEGEEHVRSYASSEWAERSFCAVCGTHLFYRLKAGGFHAISAGLFKDSGSWPFALQVFIDDKPDNYAFANKTREMTGEEVVKLFS, from the coding sequence ATGGAAAACGACAAGTCCATGATTCACGGCAAATGCCTGTGCGGTGCCGTTTCAATCCGTGTTCAGCAAGACAAGCCTTCGGTCAGTGCGTGTCATTGTGGCATCTGTCGCCATTGGTCCGGTGGTCCGTTCCTGTCGCTGGAGTCCCATGGAATCCCGGTGGTCGAAGGGGAGGAGCACGTACGCTCCTATGCTTCCTCGGAGTGGGCGGAGCGCAGTTTTTGTGCTGTATGCGGCACGCATTTGTTTTACCGGCTCAAGGCGGGTGGTTTTCATGCTATTTCTGCTGGCTTGTTCAAGGATAGTGGGAGCTGGCCGTTCGCGCTGCAGGTCTTTATTGATGATAAACCTGATAACTATGCGTTTGCTAATAAAACGCGGGAGATGACGGGCGAAGAGGTAGTGAAGTTGTTTTCCTGA